The Virgibacillus phasianinus genome includes a window with the following:
- a CDS encoding pyridoxal phosphate-dependent aminotransferase gives MRTFEQSETLKRLPEQFFAKLVKNVQQLQSAGHDVINLGQGNPDLPTPEHIVKALQGASEDPINHKYSPFQGFLYAKQAMADFYQREYGVELDPETEVAIMFGSKEGLAEVSQCLLNPGDTALVPDPGYPDYMSGIALADAKTEMMPLLAANDFLPDYQQIPEDVLDLAKIMFLNYPNNPTSATATKEFFDETVKVAKEHQFCVLHDFAYGSIGFDGNKPQSFLQSEGAKDVGIEMYTLSKTYNMAGWRVAFAVGNKSVVKGINLLQDHLHVSLFGGIQAAAASALNGDQEVVRKLVDTYENRRNCFIENLNKIGWKVEAPKGTFFAWLPVPDGYSSEEFSELLLNKAHVATAPGNGFGSAGEGYVRVGLLADEERLAEAAERIGNLNIFDRKSEGMK, from the coding sequence TTGCGAACGTTTGAACAATCGGAAACATTGAAGCGGCTGCCGGAGCAATTTTTTGCAAAGCTGGTGAAAAATGTGCAGCAGCTGCAGAGCGCGGGACATGATGTGATTAACCTGGGGCAGGGGAATCCGGATCTGCCTACACCTGAACATATTGTGAAAGCCTTACAGGGTGCCTCGGAGGATCCAATAAATCATAAATATTCACCATTTCAAGGTTTTCTTTACGCGAAACAAGCGATGGCTGATTTTTACCAAAGAGAATACGGGGTTGAATTGGACCCGGAAACAGAAGTAGCAATTATGTTTGGGTCGAAAGAGGGCCTTGCCGAAGTGAGTCAGTGTTTATTGAATCCAGGCGACACTGCATTGGTACCGGACCCAGGGTATCCCGATTATATGTCTGGAATTGCCCTTGCTGACGCAAAAACGGAAATGATGCCATTGCTTGCGGCAAATGACTTTTTGCCGGATTATCAACAAATTCCAGAAGATGTATTGGACCTAGCTAAGATCATGTTCTTAAACTATCCGAACAACCCGACATCTGCAACAGCTACAAAGGAATTTTTTGACGAAACGGTTAAAGTTGCAAAAGAGCATCAATTCTGTGTGTTGCATGATTTTGCGTATGGTTCAATAGGGTTTGATGGCAATAAACCACAAAGTTTCTTGCAGTCTGAAGGAGCAAAAGACGTTGGAATTGAGATGTATACATTGTCGAAAACTTACAATATGGCGGGTTGGCGTGTTGCGTTTGCAGTTGGAAATAAATCGGTAGTGAAAGGAATAAACCTGCTTCAAGATCATTTACACGTGAGTTTATTTGGCGGGATTCAAGCAGCTGCAGCAAGCGCATTGAATGGAGACCAGGAAGTGGTACGGAAATTAGTAGATACCTATGAAAACCGCCGGAATTGTTTTATTGAAAACCTGAATAAAATCGGCTGGAAGGTTGAGGCACCAAAGGGGACCTTTTTTGCCTGGCTGCCTGTTCCTGATGGTTATAGTTCTGAGGAGTTTTCAGAACTGTTACTTAACAAAGCGCATGTTGCAACAGCACCTGGAAATGGTTTTGGTTCTGCAGGGGAAGGCTATGTGCGAGTGGGATTGTTAGCGGATGAGGAACGGCTGGCAGAAGCGGCAGAGCGGATAGGGAACCTGAATATATTTGATCGGAAATCAGAGGGGATGAAGTAA
- a CDS encoding YwbE family protein codes for MAVDGRYRDQVKPGLEVDIVLKKDQQTGRLTHGIVKDLLTNSSFHPHGIKVRLEDGQVGRVNVK; via the coding sequence ATGGCTGTTGATGGAAGGTATCGTGACCAGGTAAAGCCAGGGCTTGAAGTTGATATTGTATTGAAAAAGGATCAGCAGACAGGCCGGCTCACACATGGTATTGTAAAGGATTTACTAACAAATTCATCGTTTCACCCACATGGCATCAAGGTTCGCCTGGAAGACGGGCAAGTAGGTCGAGTTAATGTGAAATAG
- a CDS encoding M3 family oligoendopeptidase, with product MQTFENYKYERPNLDNEKAAFADLLSTFKHASTIEKANKAIKEINTFRNRLSTLFNLVYIRDSIDTNDEFYQKERDFFDDIEPEIKSLNTDFYKALITSDYRDELEKQWGKQLFSIADFEIKTFDPKVIKLLQKENKLTSEYSKLVASAEVEFQGKTLTLAQLGPYAQDKDRATRKKAMEASSGFFAQHAEKFDDIYDQLVKTRHEIATTLGYKNFVELGYVRMLRIDYDAEMVSVFRKQVRDYIVPLVTKLYEKQAARIGVNQLKSYDESFKFKTGNAIPKGTPEWIIENGKKMYEELSAETNEFYHFMLDHNLMDLEAKKGKEAGGYCTFIEDYQSPFIFANFNGTSGDIDVLTHEAGHGFQFYESRNIGIPEYLIPTNEAAEIHSMSMEFFTWPWMELFFKEDTEKYKYAHLADGLQFLPYGVAVDEFQHLVYENPEWTPEERNQAWKKLEETYLPHRNYDGNAYLESGRFWQRQGHIYDVPFYYIDYTLAQICAFQFWKRAQDDHKTAWDDYIKLCQLGGTKSFLGLVESANLRSPFKEGCVESVVDTIEKWLDSVDDKSF from the coding sequence ATGCAGACATTTGAAAATTACAAGTACGAGCGCCCAAATTTAGACAACGAAAAAGCAGCGTTCGCTGATTTACTTAGCACATTTAAGCATGCTTCAACCATTGAAAAAGCAAATAAAGCAATTAAGGAAATCAATACATTCCGTAACAGACTATCAACTTTATTCAATCTAGTTTATATCCGTGATTCCATTGATACAAATGATGAATTTTATCAAAAGGAACGTGACTTTTTCGATGACATAGAGCCAGAAATTAAGTCATTAAACACGGATTTTTACAAAGCGCTGATTACATCTGATTACCGTGATGAACTGGAAAAACAATGGGGCAAACAACTTTTCAGTATTGCTGACTTTGAGATTAAAACATTTGATCCCAAGGTTATCAAACTACTGCAAAAGGAAAACAAGCTGACATCTGAATACTCCAAGTTGGTTGCATCGGCTGAGGTTGAATTTCAAGGTAAAACGCTGACACTTGCACAGCTTGGCCCTTATGCCCAGGATAAGGACCGGGCAACTAGGAAAAAGGCGATGGAGGCAAGTTCCGGATTCTTTGCACAACACGCTGAAAAGTTTGATGATATTTACGACCAGCTTGTGAAAACACGCCATGAAATTGCTACAACGCTTGGTTACAAAAATTTTGTCGAGCTTGGCTATGTCCGCATGCTTCGAATCGATTATGATGCGGAGATGGTAAGTGTATTCCGAAAACAAGTCCGGGATTACATCGTTCCGCTTGTAACAAAGCTTTATGAAAAACAAGCAGCTCGAATTGGCGTTAATCAACTAAAAAGTTATGATGAATCATTCAAATTCAAGACAGGAAACGCTATTCCTAAAGGAACACCGGAATGGATTATTGAAAATGGGAAGAAAATGTACGAGGAATTATCCGCAGAGACGAATGAATTTTATCATTTTATGCTTGATCACAACCTGATGGATTTGGAAGCCAAAAAAGGCAAGGAAGCTGGCGGCTATTGTACATTTATTGAGGATTACCAGTCACCATTTATTTTCGCAAACTTTAACGGAACATCAGGGGACATTGATGTTCTGACACATGAAGCGGGTCATGGATTTCAGTTTTATGAAAGCCGGAACATTGGAATCCCTGAATACTTAATTCCAACAAATGAAGCGGCCGAAATCCATTCAATGAGTATGGAATTCTTCACATGGCCATGGATGGAATTGTTTTTCAAGGAGGATACAGAAAAATATAAGTATGCTCATTTAGCTGACGGCTTACAGTTCTTACCTTATGGTGTTGCAGTCGATGAGTTTCAGCATCTTGTTTATGAAAATCCGGAGTGGACACCTGAGGAACGTAATCAAGCATGGAAAAAGTTAGAAGAAACCTATTTGCCACATCGGAATTATGATGGTAATGCATACCTCGAATCAGGGCGTTTTTGGCAGCGTCAAGGGCATATCTATGATGTACCTTTTTATTATATCGATTACACGCTTGCTCAAATTTGTGCCTTCCAGTTCTGGAAACGCGCACAGGATGACCACAAGACGGCATGGGACGACTATATTAAGCTATGTCAGCTTGGCGGAACAAAGTCCTTCCTCGGTCTTGTCGAGTCGGCAAACCTTCGTTCACCATTTAAGGAAGGCTGCGTAGAATCTGTGGTTGATACAATTGAAAAATGGCTGGACTCTGTCGACGATAAGTCCTTCTAA
- a CDS encoding DUF2164 domain-containing protein, with translation MKPKFELSKEQKDEMASLIKGYFETERGEDIGDLASLLILDFFIEELAPLFYNIGVEDSHAYMSSKLDEIFEIQK, from the coding sequence ATGAAACCAAAATTTGAATTATCGAAAGAACAAAAGGATGAAATGGCGAGTTTGATAAAAGGATATTTCGAAACTGAGCGCGGGGAGGACATTGGTGATTTGGCATCGTTGCTAATTTTGGACTTCTTTATTGAAGAGCTTGCTCCATTGTTTTACAACATTGGCGTGGAAGATAGTCACGCATATATGTCCAGCAAGCTTGATGAAATTTTTGAAATACAGAAATAG
- a CDS encoding DNA-3-methyladenine glycosylase, translating into MNRPLKKEFYHQPTLELAKALLGCILVKKTPEGIASGMIVETEAYMGPDDRAAHSFGNRRTKRTEVMFGEPGIAYTHTMHTHCLINVVSGAVGKPEAILIRAVEPVDGQELMAPRRPKAKNQFQWTNGPGKLTKALGITMADYGHQLDKPPLQIMEGQLIDDAQIVAGPRIGIHNSGEAVHYPWRFSVKENKFVSKKT; encoded by the coding sequence ATGAACCGTCCACTAAAAAAAGAATTTTACCACCAACCAACCTTGGAACTTGCCAAAGCATTGCTAGGCTGTATATTGGTCAAAAAGACACCTGAAGGCATTGCTTCGGGAATGATAGTGGAAACAGAAGCATATATGGGGCCCGATGATCGCGCGGCACATAGTTTTGGCAACCGCCGCACCAAACGCACTGAGGTTATGTTTGGTGAACCTGGTATTGCCTATACCCATACCATGCATACACATTGTCTGATTAATGTGGTAAGCGGGGCAGTCGGTAAACCTGAAGCAATTTTAATTAGGGCAGTCGAACCTGTGGATGGTCAGGAATTAATGGCTCCACGAAGACCAAAAGCAAAGAATCAATTTCAATGGACAAATGGGCCGGGTAAATTAACGAAAGCACTCGGGATAACTATGGCTGACTACGGACATCAACTTGATAAACCTCCGTTGCAAATTATGGAAGGACAGTTGATTGATGACGCACAGATTGTAGCTGGACCACGAATTGGTATCCATAATTCGGGTGAAGCGGTGCATTATCCATGGCGGTTCTCAGTGAAGGAAAATAAATTTGTATCAAAAAAAACGTGA
- a CDS encoding amino acid ABC transporter ATP-binding protein — MLAVNDLHIQFGDLEVLKGIDLNIEKGKVIVMIGPSGSGKTTFLRCLNALETPSKGIININNQQVDFKNGPRKKEIRKLREQTGMVFQTHNLFPHFTTAENVMEGLVTVKKMKKSKAREIARELLTKVGLAEKVDAYPYQLSGGQQQRVGIARALAMDPKLILFDEPTSALDPELVGEVLKVMKDLAEEGMTMVVVSHEMKFAKEAADEVLFMDNGVIVERGKPNDIFNNPKQERTKQFLNKLQ; from the coding sequence ATGTTAGCTGTTAATGACTTACACATCCAATTCGGTGACCTTGAAGTATTAAAAGGAATTGATTTAAATATTGAAAAAGGGAAAGTTATCGTTATGATTGGGCCATCAGGTTCAGGTAAAACTACCTTTCTTCGTTGTTTAAATGCTTTGGAAACACCAAGTAAAGGAATAATTAATATAAATAATCAGCAAGTAGATTTTAAGAATGGTCCACGAAAAAAGGAAATTCGAAAACTGCGGGAACAAACAGGAATGGTGTTTCAAACACATAACCTATTCCCCCATTTTACCACGGCAGAAAACGTGATGGAGGGACTTGTTACCGTTAAAAAAATGAAGAAAAGCAAGGCCAGGGAAATTGCGCGAGAGCTCTTGACCAAGGTTGGACTCGCTGAAAAAGTGGATGCGTATCCTTACCAATTGTCGGGTGGGCAGCAACAGCGAGTTGGAATTGCCCGTGCATTAGCAATGGATCCTAAGCTTATTTTATTTGATGAACCAACATCTGCCTTAGACCCTGAGCTTGTTGGTGAAGTTCTCAAGGTAATGAAGGATTTAGCTGAAGAGGGAATGACGATGGTAGTTGTCAGTCATGAAATGAAATTCGCGAAAGAAGCTGCGGACGAAGTATTGTTCATGGATAACGGAGTAATTGTCGAACGCGGAAAACCAAATGACATATTCAACAATCCAAAACAAGAAAGAACCAAACAATTTCTTAATAAACTGCAATAA
- a CDS encoding amino acid ABC transporter permease — protein MYLSNIFTSPEMQQEYLDIFISSLWPLIQGALIYTIPLALITFVIGLILAVLTALARLSGIKPLQWIARFYVSILRGTPLLVQLFIIFFGLPSVGITIDSFTAAIIGFSLSVGAYGSEIIRAALLSIPKGQWEAGFSISMTYTQALRRIILPQATRVSIPPLSNSFISLVKDTSLASTIIVAEMFRKAQEIAAQNYEFLLIYSEAALIYWVICMILSFAQGRIEQKLDRYIAK, from the coding sequence ATGTATCTAAGTAATATTTTTACGAGTCCTGAAATGCAACAAGAATACTTGGACATTTTTATAAGCTCCCTTTGGCCATTAATCCAGGGAGCTTTAATTTATACAATCCCATTAGCCTTAATCACATTTGTTATTGGGTTAATTCTTGCTGTACTCACAGCACTTGCCCGATTATCAGGCATCAAACCATTACAGTGGATTGCCCGGTTTTATGTGTCAATTTTACGTGGTACGCCTTTACTTGTTCAATTATTCATCATATTTTTTGGTCTGCCAAGTGTCGGAATTACAATCGATTCATTTACTGCCGCCATCATCGGGTTTTCATTAAGCGTTGGTGCGTATGGATCAGAAATCATTCGTGCGGCCCTCCTGTCAATCCCAAAGGGCCAATGGGAAGCAGGATTTTCCATCAGCATGACGTATACTCAGGCATTGCGGAGGATAATTCTGCCACAAGCAACACGGGTATCTATTCCGCCATTATCGAACTCGTTTATTAGCCTGGTAAAGGATACATCGCTTGCCTCTACTATCATTGTTGCGGAAATGTTTCGTAAAGCGCAGGAGATCGCCGCCCAAAACTATGAATTTCTACTGATTTATTCAGAGGCTGCACTAATTTATTGGGTAATATGTATGATTCTATCTTTTGCCCAGGGGCGAATCGAGCAAAAATTAGATCGGTATATCGCAAAATAG
- a CDS encoding amino acid ABC transporter substrate-binding protein, with product MKKALLSIIVLCFILVLSACGTDEENAGSNNASDSKNLYKSIQDKGKILIGTEGTYPPFTFHNDEGELTGFDVEIAREVADRIGVKAVFKETKWDSMFAGLNSARFDMIANQVGKTPERKEKYEFSDPYTKSSAVLVTHKDNNEIKSFADIDGVPSAQSLTSNYADIAKEYGADVTSVEGFKEAMQLIASKRVKATINDRLSVLDYLNTQKDAPIKIVDREDDASQTAFAFREGSDKLIEAVNKALAEMKEDGTYLEISKKWFNEDVSK from the coding sequence ATGAAAAAAGCACTTCTTAGCATTATTGTATTATGTTTTATCCTAGTTCTTTCTGCATGTGGCACTGACGAAGAAAATGCGGGCAGCAATAATGCTTCAGACAGTAAAAACTTATATAAAAGCATTCAGGATAAAGGGAAGATTTTAATTGGAACTGAAGGTACTTATCCGCCATTTACATTCCATAATGATGAAGGCGAACTTACCGGATTTGATGTGGAAATCGCCCGCGAAGTAGCCGATCGCATCGGCGTAAAAGCAGTATTTAAAGAAACAAAATGGGATTCCATGTTTGCTGGTTTAAACTCTGCACGGTTTGACATGATTGCAAACCAGGTTGGTAAGACACCTGAACGAAAAGAAAAATATGAGTTCTCAGATCCTTACACCAAATCATCCGCTGTACTTGTCACACATAAAGATAATAATGAAATTAAAAGCTTTGCAGATATCGACGGCGTACCATCTGCTCAATCTTTGACAAGCAACTACGCGGACATCGCCAAAGAATATGGAGCCGACGTGACATCGGTCGAGGGTTTCAAAGAAGCAATGCAGTTGATTGCGTCCAAACGGGTGAAAGCAACAATTAATGACCGATTATCTGTACTGGATTATTTAAATACACAAAAAGATGCGCCAATTAAAATTGTTGACCGCGAAGATGATGCGTCACAAACCGCTTTCGCCTTCCGTGAAGGTAGTGATAAATTGATTGAGGCTGTCAATAAAGCACTAGCTGAAATGAAGGAAGATGGCACATATCTAGAAATCTCCAAGAAATGGTTTAATGAAGATGTATCTAAGTAA
- a CDS encoding CvfB family protein, whose protein sequence is MSDLLIGTNQTMEVLRKIDTGYVLKKGMSEVLLHHNETEHELTEHQEVDVFIYMDKKGQMTATTKLPSIERDVYGFADVVEVVKNLGAFVDIGTTKEILVSKDDLPLFENVWPIPGDKLYVTLGTDQKGRLLAIPASEGILDLEWVNAPNEALNQTLSGRVFRTSKEGSVILTEENYRGFIHHTERKAEPRLGEWVTGRVIEVKADGSLNMSLRPLKQHSRIEDAEAILQHLEENEGVIPFSDKSDPDDILGTFNISKSAFKRALGKLMKDGKIEQINGETHLKK, encoded by the coding sequence ATGAGTGATTTACTGATTGGGACAAATCAAACAATGGAAGTACTTAGAAAGATTGATACAGGCTACGTTCTAAAGAAGGGGATGTCAGAAGTGCTCCTGCATCACAATGAAACAGAACATGAACTAACCGAACACCAGGAGGTCGATGTTTTTATATATATGGATAAGAAAGGACAAATGACCGCGACAACAAAACTCCCAAGTATCGAACGGGATGTATACGGTTTTGCAGATGTCGTTGAAGTTGTCAAAAACCTTGGTGCCTTTGTCGATATTGGGACAACAAAAGAAATTCTAGTATCAAAAGATGATTTGCCACTTTTTGAAAATGTATGGCCCATCCCAGGCGACAAATTATATGTCACCCTTGGCACCGACCAAAAAGGACGTTTGCTGGCAATCCCAGCATCAGAGGGAATTCTTGATCTTGAATGGGTGAATGCACCGAATGAGGCATTGAATCAAACACTTAGCGGACGTGTTTTTCGAACAAGCAAAGAGGGATCCGTCATTCTTACGGAGGAAAACTATCGTGGCTTTATCCACCATACGGAACGAAAGGCAGAACCCAGATTAGGAGAATGGGTAACTGGACGGGTAATTGAAGTTAAGGCGGATGGCAGTCTGAACATGTCACTGCGCCCATTGAAGCAACACAGCAGGATTGAGGATGCGGAAGCAATCCTTCAGCACCTTGAGGAAAATGAAGGTGTCATTCCCTTTAGCGATAAAAGTGATCCCGATGATATTCTTGGTACATTTAACATTAGTAAATCTGCCTTCAAACGTGCACTTGGCAAACTGATGAAGGATGGAAAAATAGAACAAATAAATGGAGAAACACATCTAAAAAAATAA
- a CDS encoding CHY zinc finger protein, which yields MKVIGSIDHETRCKHYHTERDRIAIKFYCCGQYYPCYQCHAEHGCGNPEVWPKSMYNQQAVLCGACGTELTIQQYLDSGSVCPSCHASFNPGCSLHAHLYFENKHAT from the coding sequence ATGAAGGTGATTGGATCAATTGATCATGAAACACGATGTAAGCATTACCATACGGAAAGGGACCGGATTGCGATTAAATTTTACTGCTGCGGTCAATACTACCCTTGTTATCAGTGTCATGCAGAACATGGCTGTGGCAATCCAGAGGTATGGCCGAAGTCAATGTATAATCAGCAAGCCGTATTATGTGGTGCCTGTGGAACGGAATTAACGATACAACAATATTTAGATAGTGGATCGGTATGCCCGTCGTGTCATGCTTCCTTTAATCCCGGGTGTTCACTGCATGCTCATTTATATTTTGAAAATAAGCATGCGACTTGA
- a CDS encoding DUF362 domain-containing protein, translated as MAFVILDPCGPEKSAECVSVCPVDCIEEGKDQFYIDPDICIDCGACKAVCPVDAIEEEYDLSPDQEKFLEKAEAFFADK; from the coding sequence GTGGCATTTGTAATTTTGGACCCATGCGGACCGGAAAAATCCGCTGAATGTGTAAGTGTATGTCCAGTTGATTGCATTGAAGAAGGCAAGGATCAATTTTACATAGACCCGGATATTTGTATCGATTGTGGTGCATGTAAAGCGGTTTGCCCGGTTGATGCGATAGAGGAAGAGTATGATTTGTCACCTGATCAGGAAAAGTTCTTAGAAAAAGCAGAGGCGTTTTTTGCTGATAAATAA
- a CDS encoding Na+/H+ antiporter NhaC family protein → MTSAEEELARTEGSKRIQKLDFRLGAFGAAVPLVFFVVWAITTSVLKLSSEVGLVMGALIGITLGLFFSKSKWGDYAQGLFDGLAQPVGVVAIVAWFYAGMFAQILQVGGLVEGLVWIGGITGLTGGLFAAMTFLLAAIFSTAVGTGYGTTVAFCTLMYPAGVAVGADPTFMFAAILAGAVFGDNLAPVSDTTIVSATTQEADVPGVVRSRFKYSIMAAIPTTILFAIFGGGGTAAGGSAGASAIMDANEPTGLVMLIPFAIVLILALTGQHLVTSLTWGILAAIGIIVAMNLAAFSDIISFDPNSDTVITGALVEGVMGYMNMAVLILLIVACAHLLKLGGTMDAITGVMIKWIKNSVRRAELAIWGIVALLNSAITINTAAEIAAAPFVKELGEKYKIHRYRRANMLDAVTSALGYIFPWGAPVLLGWSTIKLSKETYEWLPVVSPTEVFPFVFQGWFLVVIMLIAAITGWGLRFEGKNDEELKERPTES, encoded by the coding sequence ATGACTTCAGCAGAAGAAGAGTTAGCACGTACAGAAGGAAGTAAGCGGATTCAAAAGTTGGATTTCAGACTAGGAGCTTTTGGTGCAGCAGTTCCGTTAGTATTTTTTGTTGTTTGGGCGATTACAACCAGTGTCCTAAAGCTTTCATCTGAAGTGGGGCTTGTTATGGGTGCACTAATTGGGATTACACTTGGTTTATTCTTCAGTAAAAGTAAGTGGGGCGACTATGCCCAGGGGTTGTTTGATGGACTAGCCCAACCGGTAGGTGTTGTGGCAATCGTAGCATGGTTTTATGCTGGTATGTTTGCCCAAATTCTTCAAGTTGGCGGACTTGTGGAAGGACTAGTGTGGATTGGTGGTATTACCGGACTCACTGGAGGATTGTTTGCAGCAATGACATTCCTGCTGGCAGCAATTTTTTCTACAGCAGTTGGTACCGGATATGGAACAACAGTTGCCTTTTGTACACTAATGTATCCGGCGGGTGTCGCAGTTGGTGCTGATCCTACATTTATGTTCGCAGCTATTTTGGCTGGGGCAGTATTTGGTGATAACTTAGCACCGGTTTCAGATACTACCATTGTATCTGCAACTACGCAGGAAGCGGATGTGCCAGGCGTTGTTCGCAGCCGTTTTAAATATTCTATTATGGCGGCGATTCCAACTACCATTTTATTCGCAATATTCGGTGGTGGAGGAACAGCCGCTGGAGGTTCTGCGGGTGCATCTGCCATAATGGATGCCAATGAACCAACAGGTTTGGTTATGCTTATCCCATTTGCAATTGTACTTATTTTAGCTTTAACCGGGCAGCATTTAGTTACCTCCTTGACCTGGGGTATTTTGGCAGCAATTGGAATCATTGTTGCGATGAACCTTGCTGCGTTTTCCGATATTATCAGTTTTGATCCTAATTCTGATACAGTTATAACCGGCGCACTGGTTGAAGGAGTTATGGGTTATATGAACATGGCAGTCTTAATCCTGCTGATTGTCGCTTGTGCCCACTTATTAAAATTAGGCGGGACGATGGACGCAATTACTGGTGTGATGATCAAATGGATTAAAAATTCCGTTCGACGTGCAGAGCTTGCTATCTGGGGGATCGTAGCATTACTAAACAGTGCTATTACTATTAACACAGCTGCAGAAATTGCTGCCGCGCCTTTTGTAAAAGAATTAGGGGAAAAATATAAGATTCATCGCTATCGCAGGGCAAACATGCTTGACGCGGTTACTTCAGCACTTGGTTACATTTTTCCATGGGGGGCGCCTGTTTTATTGGGATGGTCAACCATCAAATTATCGAAAGAAACATATGAATGGTTGCCTGTTGTTTCTCCAACAGAAGTATTCCCATTTGTTTTCCAGGGCTGGTTCCTGGTTGTAATTATGCTGATTGCGGCAATTACTGGATGGGGATTGCGATTTGAAGGTAAAAATGATGAGGAATTAAAAGAACGACCAACTGAATCATAA
- a CDS encoding GntR family transcriptional regulator produces the protein MIKENKQQKAYRVIKERIIERVFVPGQRIVIDQLAKELKSSSIPVREAIRQLESERLVFYKQNVGPVVAQVNETAYSDALRVLAVLEGYATAMTGVDFPKEKITMLKEKNKEMEVALEDFDILLYGKLNFQFHQIICEECKNPYLVEQIKDTWARLDSIRGLGSTLYSKRVKTSIIEHNELIDLLENSSDFPVLESAARMHKIRTAEDFERRRLKQLEISDT, from the coding sequence ATGATAAAAGAAAACAAGCAACAGAAAGCGTATCGGGTAATTAAGGAAAGAATAATTGAACGTGTTTTTGTGCCTGGTCAACGGATTGTAATCGATCAATTGGCAAAGGAACTGAAGTCGAGTTCGATTCCTGTCAGGGAGGCTATTCGCCAGCTTGAATCGGAGCGGCTGGTATTTTACAAACAAAATGTCGGTCCGGTCGTGGCACAGGTGAATGAAACAGCATACTCAGATGCACTACGGGTATTGGCGGTACTAGAGGGCTATGCGACAGCAATGACTGGTGTTGATTTTCCAAAAGAAAAGATAACCATGTTGAAAGAAAAAAATAAGGAAATGGAGGTGGCACTGGAAGACTTCGATATATTACTGTATGGAAAACTGAATTTCCAATTTCATCAAATCATTTGTGAGGAGTGCAAAAACCCTTACTTGGTTGAACAAATTAAGGACACATGGGCAAGACTCGATTCAATCCGCGGACTAGGTTCGACATTGTATTCGAAAAGGGTGAAGACATCAATCATTGAACATAACGAACTAATTGACTTGCTTGAAAACAGTTCAGACTTTCCCGTATTAGAATCGGCAGCACGGATGCATAAAATCAGAACAGCAGAGGATTTTGAGCGCAGAAGGCTAAAACAACTAGAAATAAGTGACACGTAA